A part of Melittangium boletus DSM 14713 genomic DNA contains:
- the ftsZ gene encoding cell division protein FtsZ — MDQFEQNKQAAKIRVIGVGGAGCNAVNTMIMAKLERVDFIAANTDVQALAASKAPTRLQLGQTLTKGLGAGANPEMGREAALESRDQIAAMIEGADMVFVTAGMGGGTGTGAAPIIADIAKSLGCLTVGVVTKPFLFEGNKRRKQAEQGLVELKAAVDTLITIPNQRLLTLSNAPMPLLETFKRADEVLLNAVQGISDLIQYHGYINVDFADVKTIMSDKGLALMGTGQATGDKRALTAMQQAISSPLLEDISIDGATGLLINITGGREMTLQEVNEALTLVHDAADPDAEIIFGSLIDDNIQDEVKITIIATGFVSRDSKARQPAPVVQVPVVTRPSPVTLSTAREEVASLVPAKAGARTLSPAEGRSLSNRTAVVKDAALPLDEDQFDIPTFLRRQGQTEMP, encoded by the coding sequence ATGGACCAGTTCGAGCAGAACAAGCAGGCCGCCAAGATTCGCGTCATCGGCGTTGGGGGCGCCGGATGCAACGCCGTCAATACGATGATCATGGCGAAGCTTGAGCGTGTGGACTTCATCGCCGCCAACACCGATGTCCAGGCGCTCGCGGCGAGCAAGGCACCCACGCGGCTGCAGCTCGGACAGACGTTGACGAAGGGCCTGGGCGCGGGTGCCAATCCGGAGATGGGCCGCGAGGCGGCGCTCGAGTCGCGCGATCAGATCGCCGCGATGATCGAGGGCGCGGACATGGTGTTCGTCACGGCCGGCATGGGGGGTGGAACGGGCACGGGCGCGGCGCCCATCATCGCGGACATCGCCAAGAGCCTGGGGTGCCTGACGGTGGGCGTGGTCACCAAGCCCTTCCTCTTCGAGGGCAACAAGCGCCGCAAGCAGGCCGAGCAGGGGCTGGTGGAGCTCAAGGCCGCGGTGGACACGCTCATCACCATTCCGAACCAGCGCCTGCTCACGCTCAGCAACGCGCCCATGCCGCTGCTCGAGACGTTCAAGCGCGCCGACGAGGTGCTGCTCAACGCCGTGCAGGGCATCTCGGATCTCATCCAGTACCACGGCTACATCAACGTGGACTTCGCGGACGTGAAGACCATCATGAGCGACAAGGGACTGGCGCTCATGGGCACGGGCCAGGCCACGGGCGACAAGCGCGCGCTCACCGCCATGCAGCAGGCCATCTCCAGCCCGCTGCTCGAGGACATCTCCATCGACGGCGCCACGGGCCTGCTCATCAACATCACGGGCGGCCGCGAGATGACCCTTCAGGAGGTCAACGAGGCGCTCACGCTGGTGCACGACGCGGCGGATCCGGACGCGGAGATCATCTTCGGCTCGCTCATCGACGACAACATCCAGGACGAGGTGAAGATCACCATCATCGCCACGGGCTTCGTCTCGCGCGACTCCAAGGCGCGCCAGCCGGCGCCGGTGGTGCAGGTGCCCGTCGTCACGCGGCCCTCGCCCGTCACGCTGTCCACGGCGCGCGAGGAAGTGGCCAGCCTGGTGCCCGCGAAGGCGGGGGCTCGCACGCTGTCTCCCGCCGAGGGCCGCTCGCTGTCCAACCGCACCGCGGTGGTGAAGGACGCGGCGCTGCCCCTGGACGAGGATCAGTTCGACATCCCGACGTTCCTGCGCCGTCAGGGCCAGACCGAGATGCCGTGA